In Eupeodes corollae chromosome 3, idEupCoro1.1, whole genome shotgun sequence, a single genomic region encodes these proteins:
- the LOC129952727 gene encoding uncharacterized protein LOC129952727: MYLIPSTMNLREELLQVEEEVLFKPCKKVIELKQNEKYRIGKLKRCVTKFGERIVADLGEFQTFFPMRYNKLSDAAITEINRGSFNFTYLCPLGRTASIKIEEEL; the protein is encoded by the exons ATGTATCTCATACCGTCGACGATGAATCTCAGAGAAGAACTTTTACAAGTTGAAGAGGAAGTTTTGTTCAAGCCTTGTAAAAAGgttattgaattaaaacaaaatgaaaaatatcgtaTTGGTAAACTGAAACGTTGTGTTACGAAATTTGGAGAACGAATTGTTGCTGATTTGGGCGAATTTCag aCTTTCTTCCCAATGCGATACAACAAATTGTCAGACGCTGCAATAACCGAAATCAATCGAGGTTCATTCAACTTTACCTATTTATGTCCGTTAGGACGAACTGCtagtattaaaattgaagaagaactgtaa
- the LOC129952725 gene encoding scavenger receptor class B member 1-like, with protein MQNLKMLEINFDDENCSHENGKINPKEDILAELLTQTSVEEDQREKDEIDINFKRKKITRNLCFNICTYLQIIFGTLFTLIALLLFKWSLFDILTTTRLLMTPHLPPYELWAHPEPIVYCRVYVFTALNGDAFLNGTDKKLKMKELGPILFREHLEHNDIVHHENSTLSYTARRYLEFLPEKNEPGILDQYIVVPNIILLGMVEKLADSMFTTKIPFNMISRSDKLFVNMTINNYFWNFTTPALQLVDKYLPFLVPVDNGGTLHMVYKDFTDRVNVRIGPKYNAQEFFSINTFGYRPTVYDYRPGRGDCYADLMNSTEGAIYPNQVSKDVILWYWRKSVCRPIPLHYQNEVQVGHLKGYKYVTHVDWYDREKNLTTDCYKGFMKKPLPDGLSDVSKCYSGLPIAVSAPHFYGRSGIWEDMIEGFNPNEEDHGSYAIVEPINGVPLDQKARSQSNFVLPVISGFSQEVNRFSEMIIPIIWCEYHLPEVTNKITALLIFTSNILPKMRYIAPVIFLVIGLVLIYLVIKRLNDDISLSGFSRVKLFWRREKDQYLQRKSNP; from the exons ATGCAGAACTTAAAGAtgttagaaataaattttgacgATGAAAATTGCAGTCATGAAAATGGTAAAATTAATCCTAAAGAAGATATATTGGCTGAGCTTTTGACACAAACATCTGTGGAAGAGGATCAACGTGAAAAAGATGAAAtcgatataaatttcaaaagaaaaaaaatcactcgGAATTTGTGTTTTAACATAT GTACCTACCTCCAGATCATTTTCGGAACTCTCTTCACATTGATAGCTCTGCTGCTCTTTAAATGGTCACTCTTCGACATTTTAACCACTACTCGACTACTTATGACCCCACATCTTCCGCCTTACGAATTATGGGCCCATCCCGAACCAATCGTCTATTGCAGGGTCTATGTGTTTACAGCTCTCAATGGTGACGCTTTCCTCAATGGAACTGataagaagttaaaaatgaagGAACTTGGACCGATATTGTTTCGGGAGCACCTCGAACACAATGATATTGTTCATCATGAAAACTCTACCCTATCCTATACCGCTCGACGGTATTTGGAATTCTTACCAGAGAAGAATGAACCTGGTATTTTGGATCAATACATCGTGGTGCCAAACATTATTTTACTTGGAATGGTCGAAAAGTTGGCTGATTCAATGTTCACCACGAAGATTCCATTCAATATGATAAGTCGATCTGACAAGTTGtttgtcaatatgacaattaataattatttttggaatttcacCACACCTGCCTTACAACTGGTAGATAAATATCTGCCTTTCCTGGTTCCAGTTGACAATGGTGGAACTTTGCATATG GTTTACAAAGACTTTACGGATCGTGTCAATGTGAGAATCGGACCGAAATACAACGCTCAGGAGTTTTTCTCCATAAACACATTCGGCTATCGTCCAACTGTTTATGATTATCGTCCAGGTCGAGGTGATTGTTATGCCGATCTGATGAACTCAACAGAAGGTGCCATATATCCCAATCAAGTGTCAAAGGATGTGATCTTGTGGTATTGGCGAAAGTCAGTGTGTCGTCCGATTCCActtcattatcaaaatgaggTTCAAGTCGGACACCTTAAGGGCTACAAGTACGTCACACATGTGGACTGGTATGATCGTGAGAAAAATCTTACCACCGATTGTTATAAGGGATTTATGAAAAAGCCACTGCCAGATGGTCTGTCCGATGTGTCAAAGTGTTATAGTG GTCTTCCAATCGCCGTATCAGCTCCTCACTTTTATGGACGATCTGGCATCTGGGAGGACATGATTGAAGGTTTTAACCCCAACGAGGAAGATCATGGATCATATGCAATAGTTGAACCGATCAATGGAGTTCCACTCGATCAGAAAGCCCGTTCCCAAAGTAATTTCGTTCTTCCCGTGATAAGTGGATTTAGTCAAGAAGTCAATCGATTTAGTGAGAtgataattccaattatttggtGTGAATAT catCTTCCCGAAGTGACAAATAAAATAACGGCCTTATTGATTTTCACATCGAATATCTTACCAAAAATGCGTTACATAGCACCTGTGATATTTTTAGTTATaggtttagttttaatttaccTTGTGATAAAAAGGTTAAATGATGACATTAGTTTAAGTGGTTTTTCTAGAGTTAAGTTATTTTGGCGAAGGGAAAAAGATCAATACTTACAACGTAAATCTAACCCATAG